From Ignavibacteriota bacterium, the proteins below share one genomic window:
- a CDS encoding response regulator transcription factor, whose amino-acid sequence MNALVVDDDFASRMVIQRYLLSFGTTDVATDGVEAVTLFKAALEKKQHYDLVCLDIMLSRKSGQAVLKEVRQMEVDYGIPDGKRARIIMVSALGDRETVMEAIQRCDAYLVKPIQMADLVAHLKRFGFV is encoded by the coding sequence ATGAATGCGTTGGTCGTAGATGACGATTTTGCCAGTCGGATGGTCATACAACGATACTTGTTGTCGTTTGGCACGACCGATGTCGCCACCGACGGCGTGGAAGCCGTGACACTGTTCAAGGCTGCACTGGAGAAGAAGCAACACTACGATCTCGTGTGTCTCGATATCATGCTTTCGCGCAAGAGCGGCCAGGCGGTGTTGAAGGAGGTTCGCCAGATGGAGGTGGACTATGGCATCCCCGATGGGAAGCGTGCCCGCATCATCATGGTCTCTGCGCTCGGTGACCGCGAAACCGTGATGGAGGCCATCCAGCGGTGCGACGCGTATCTCGTGAAGCCGATCCAGATGGCAGACCTGGTAGCTCACCTCAAGCGGTTTGGCTTTGTGTGA
- a CDS encoding response regulator encodes MNCLIVEDDATGLALLERYLKPFGKITTAVDGLQAVQAFRDAVERGESFQFVCLDIMLPGMDGQHVLREMRAIEKERGFTEHTAARIVMTTALDDKENLLEAIAMCDAYLVKPIHMSDLMFYLQRFGLAR; translated from the coding sequence ATGAACTGTCTCATTGTTGAAGATGACGCGACCGGGCTTGCCCTGCTGGAGCGGTATCTCAAGCCCTTCGGAAAGATCACCACGGCGGTCGATGGATTGCAGGCTGTTCAGGCGTTCCGGGACGCGGTGGAACGCGGAGAATCGTTCCAGTTCGTTTGTCTCGACATCATGCTTCCGGGAATGGATGGCCAGCATGTCCTCCGGGAAATGAGGGCCATCGAGAAGGAGCGGGGATTCACCGAGCACACGGCTGCACGGATCGTCATGACGACCGCGCTCGATGACAAGGAAAACCTGCTCGAGGCCATCGCGATGTGCGACGCATACCTCGTGAAGCCGATCCATATGTCGGATCTGATGTTTTATCTTCAACGCTTTGGCCTTGCGCGGTGA
- a CDS encoding translation initiation factor — translation MAVQKRLHSLEDLKALLPDTGKVAPAPEGKRPGTVTDGKGRQVRIRLETGGRKGKAVTVVSGLGHDPQTMERIARALKQHCGAGGTVKEGTIEIQGDQQERVGAYLAESGYVVR, via the coding sequence ATGGCTGTTCAGAAGCGCCTGCATTCACTCGAAGACCTCAAGGCACTCCTCCCCGACACCGGGAAGGTGGCTCCGGCACCGGAGGGGAAGCGTCCTGGTACCGTGACCGATGGGAAAGGACGGCAGGTACGCATCCGCCTCGAAACAGGTGGGAGGAAAGGGAAGGCGGTCACGGTCGTCTCCGGTTTGGGGCACGACCCCCAGACCATGGAACGTATTGCCCGGGCCCTGAAACAGCACTGTGGGGCGGGGGGAACCGTCAAAGAGGGCACGATCGAGATCCAGGGCGACCAGCAGGAAAGGGTGGGGGCCTATCTTGCAGAAAGCGGCTATGTTGTCCGCTGA